The following proteins come from a genomic window of Rutidosis leptorrhynchoides isolate AG116_Rl617_1_P2 chromosome 10, CSIRO_AGI_Rlap_v1, whole genome shotgun sequence:
- the LOC139871726 gene encoding uncharacterized protein: protein MHCFSLFQKSCSFFATSRLQKYQLRSTRSMKREWLICILTWYTMHTLLRRSSDPPYIVTPADVSTAVRTGASVVSHPLVSTFVDASNAGSSSCIAAQRACFCKSAALHSLDAAVA, encoded by the exons ATGCATTGCTTTTCCTTATTCCAGAAGAGTTGCAGTTTCTTCGCTACCTCAAG GCTGCAAAAGTACCAGTTAAGGAGTACGAGATCGATGAAAAGAGAATGGCTAATATGCATTCTCACATG GTACACTATGCATACACTATTGAGACGGTCCTCTGATCCTCCGTACATTGTCACGCCTGCTGATGTATCAACTGCCGTTCGAACGGGTGCGAGTGTTGTGTCACATCCTTTGGTTTCTACATTTGTTGATGCTTCAAATGCAGGTTCTTCTTCATGTATAGCAG CGCAACGGGCGTGCTTTTGCAAATCGGCAGCGCTTCACAGTTTGGATGCTGCAGTGGCGTGA